Proteins encoded by one window of Manihot esculenta cultivar AM560-2 chromosome 10, M.esculenta_v8, whole genome shotgun sequence:
- the LOC110624807 gene encoding CDP-diacylglycerol--glycerol-3-phosphate 3-phosphatidyltransferase 2, with product MAVLKLTTTVSFCGKPSKWARNATRTSSSTSATITTTTTAAAPFATLYTYSPSLSLALNSHRSDWRRLTPCASFASNSSCYNSNDNNLLGFAFSGQKHFSLFHCHCSSSSSSAPKTGGFSGSDSSSTGSGLADMGSENKVDVVDWHQNNHLNGRNHPLSASPSRSPSLQNCHKQQDSYYKLLTLPTILTLGRVAAVPLLVSTFYVDSWWGRTATTTIFIAAAVTDWLDGYLARKMKLGSAFGAFLDPVADKLMVAATLVLLCTRPLEVAMFGQASSLLTVPSIAIIGREITMSAVREWAASQNSKLLEAVAVNNLGKWKTATQMTALTILLATRDGSVGGPGILATSGVVLLYISGGLSLWSLAVYTSKIWKVLVK from the exons ATGGCAGTCCTGAAACTGACTACGACTGTTTCCTTTTGCGGGAAACCTAGCAAATGGGCCCGCAACGCCACTCGCACCTCCAGCTCCACCTCTGCCACCATCACCACTACCACCACTGCAGCCGCACCCTTTGCTACCCTTTACACTTATTCACCGTCACTATCTTTAGCCCTAAATAGCCATAGAAGCGATTGGCGCAGGTTAACGCCCTGCGCCTCCTTTGCCTCTAATAGTAGCTGTTATAATAGCAATGATAACAATTTATTAGGGTTTGCTTTCAGTGGCCAAAagcatttttctctttttcattgCCATTGTAGCTCCTCCTCCTCATCTGCTCCAAAAACGGGAGGCTTCTCTGGGTCCGATTCGTCGTCTACCGGATCGGGTCTAGCAGATATGGGGTCCGAGAACAAGGTCGATGTGGTTGATTGGCATCAGAATAACCATTTAAACGGTCGGAATCATCCGTTGTCGGCGTCGCCCTCGCGGTCGCCGTCCTTGCAAAATTGTCACAAACAACAGGACTCATATTATAAATTGCTTACGCTGCCTACCATTTTAACCCTCGGCCGTGTCGCTGCTGTGCCGCTTCTCGTTAGCA CTTTTTATGTGGATAGTTGGTGGGGAAGAACTGCAACAACTACTATTTTCATAGCTGCAGCAGTTACTGATTGGCTTGATGGATATCTAGCTCGAAAG ATGAAATTAGGCTCTGCCTTTGGTGCATTTTTGGATCCAGTGGCTGATAAG CTTATGGTTGCTGCCACCTTGGTCTTGTTGTGTACCAGACCTCTGGAAGTTGCAATGTTTGGACAAGCGTCATCGCTACTGACTGTACCATCAATAGCCATTATTGGTCGAGAG ATAACCATGTCTGCAGTCAGAGAATGGGCAGCTTCACAGAATAGCAAACTCTTAGAG GCAGTTGCTGTTAATAACTTGGGAAAGTGGAAAACTGCGACACAGATGACTGCACTAACCATCCTTCTGGCTACCAGAGACGGCAG TGTTGGAGGACCAGGGATTTTGGCAACTTCTGGTGTTGTTTTGCTTTATATCTCAGGAGGTCTTTCTTTGTGGTCTTTAGCTGTGTACACGAGTAAGATATGGAAAGTGCTGGTGAAGTAG